The following coding sequences lie in one Deltaproteobacteria bacterium IMCC39524 genomic window:
- a CDS encoding DUF2238 domain-containing protein yields MRYLWLSLFFVTLVWSGIGPKDYPTWVLEVLPAVIGLVILVTTRRTFPLTGLTYALILFHCIILMVGGHYTYAEVPLFDWLRDGFDLERNNYDKVGHFVQGFVPAIISREILIRKQVVSGEGWLAFIIVSVCLAISAFYELIEWWVALISEASAEAFLGTQGYIWDTQSDMMYALTGAIMALLLLSRWHDKQLKRYEERWTRDAV; encoded by the coding sequence ATGCGCTATCTCTGGTTGAGCCTCTTTTTTGTCACGCTGGTCTGGTCGGGCATCGGCCCCAAAGATTACCCGACCTGGGTTCTCGAGGTTTTGCCAGCGGTTATCGGCCTGGTCATTCTGGTCACAACCCGCCGCACGTTCCCCTTAACTGGTTTAACCTACGCTTTAATTCTCTTTCATTGCATCATCCTGATGGTGGGCGGGCATTACACCTATGCTGAAGTCCCTCTTTTTGACTGGCTTCGTGACGGGTTTGATCTGGAGAGGAATAACTACGACAAGGTTGGTCACTTTGTACAAGGCTTTGTGCCAGCGATCATCTCTCGCGAAATTCTGATCCGTAAGCAGGTCGTTTCCGGAGAAGGCTGGCTGGCATTTATTATTGTCTCTGTCTGTTTGGCGATCAGCGCATTTTACGAATTAATCGAGTGGTGGGTTGCACTCATTTCCGAGGCGTCTGCAGAGGCTTTTCTTGGCACCCAGGGTTATATCTGGGATACCCAGTCGGATATGATGTACGCTCTGACGGGGGCGATCATGGCATTGCTGTTGTTGTCACGATGGCATGATAAGCAATTAAAACGGTACGAGGAACGCTGGACGCGAGACGCGGTTTAA
- a CDS encoding sigma-54 dependent transcriptional regulator, whose protein sequence is MMAPQRIMLIDNEEGLCRMMEAVLKDQGYLVKSFTRPVQAVAEFAAGDYDLIISDIKMPEMDGLEVLQHVRNRDPEVPIIMITAYATVEMSIQALRRGAYDMLTKPFEPDELIYRVKNALQHHELVEENRGLREDLSSQFTFENIIGAAPSIRALLEKVGKVAVRDTSVLITGESGTGKELIAQAVHHNSSRRNHRFIAVNCGALPENILESELFGYRKGAFTGALENRKGLLDAANGGTLFLDEVGNLPLSMQKTLLRFLQEQEFCRLGDTTPTKVDVRIISATNSDLSAEVSQGIFREDLFYRLNVINLHLPPLRERKDDIPLLAAHFIREQNVKFGTEFKGLTAEAMDALRSYAWPGNIRQLCNVIEATMAISSGNYIGLPELAQLIETNQSVQSGDQADYTSALSSFETDYLTRLLRKHGGNVEDAAAEAGMNMATIYRKLKKYGINKKDIE, encoded by the coding sequence CTGATGGCGCCTCAGCGCATTATGTTGATCGACAACGAAGAAGGACTCTGTCGCATGATGGAGGCAGTTCTCAAGGACCAGGGTTACCTGGTCAAGAGCTTCACCCGACCGGTTCAGGCTGTCGCAGAATTCGCTGCCGGCGATTACGACCTGATCATCAGCGATATCAAGATGCCGGAAATGGATGGTCTTGAGGTGCTGCAACACGTTCGTAATCGCGATCCGGAGGTGCCGATCATCATGATCACTGCCTATGCGACGGTAGAAATGTCGATTCAGGCGCTCCGCCGTGGCGCTTACGACATGCTGACCAAACCCTTCGAACCCGACGAGCTGATCTACCGGGTCAAAAACGCGCTGCAACACCACGAACTTGTCGAAGAAAACCGCGGGCTGCGCGAGGATCTCTCAAGCCAATTCACCTTTGAAAACATTATCGGTGCGGCACCTTCCATCCGGGCGTTATTGGAAAAGGTGGGCAAAGTAGCTGTTCGCGACACCTCGGTCTTGATCACCGGCGAGTCGGGGACCGGTAAAGAGTTGATTGCCCAGGCCGTACACCATAATTCATCCAGACGTAATCATCGCTTTATCGCCGTCAATTGTGGCGCCCTACCCGAGAACATTCTGGAAAGCGAGCTCTTTGGTTACCGCAAAGGAGCCTTTACCGGAGCCTTGGAAAACCGCAAAGGGCTGCTTGACGCAGCCAATGGCGGCACCCTCTTTCTCGATGAAGTTGGCAACCTGCCCTTGAGCATGCAGAAGACCCTCTTGCGCTTTCTCCAAGAACAGGAGTTTTGCCGCCTGGGCGACACAACCCCAACCAAGGTGGATGTGCGGATTATCTCGGCAACCAATTCTGATTTAAGCGCGGAAGTCTCTCAAGGCATTTTCCGTGAAGACCTCTTCTACCGACTGAATGTCATCAATCTCCACTTGCCGCCATTGCGGGAGCGCAAGGATGACATTCCACTTCTGGCCGCCCATTTCATCCGAGAGCAGAACGTCAAATTCGGCACCGAATTCAAAGGGTTGACCGCCGAAGCGATGGACGCTTTACGCTCATATGCATGGCCTGGCAACATTCGCCAGCTCTGCAACGTCATTGAAGCAACCATGGCCATTTCAAGCGGCAACTACATCGGTTTGCCGGAGCTTGCACAGCTGATAGAGACAAATCAATCCGTTCAATCGGGAGACCAGGCAGACTACACATCGGCACTCAGTAGCTTCGAAACCGATTACCTGACCCGACTGCTGCGCAAACATGGCGGCAATGTCGAGGACGCAGCGGCTGAGGCCGGCATGAACATGGCGACCATCTACCGCAAGCTCAAAAAATACGGTATCAACAAGAAGGACATTGAATAG
- a CDS encoding AI-2E family transporter, with protein sequence MSSVGQSPRGWTRSQVALAFLVLSAAIACGLAVYSSVSSLTGLSRAAFSVLFLPLLLSLVLSFLLDPLVSQMERFCTRTGSIFIVYILALGLFLLAALWLTPHWQEFWSNMRTDFPRYTAQVIDTLKSLMTGLHERFPLIEGYAFPTKVRIWAEQLMAAVLTQTPQSAMKVGGLTIIVPLFTFFFLRDGRKIMRSCVALAPNRHFEMIRDLSYLISRQLAHFIRGRIIEAIIIGLVITAGLSLTDIRYAPMLGIFAGVTNLIPYIGPIIGMVPGILIAFVDLGAGGQFWWIVILYILIAQVLIDNFILIPVLISRVSNLHPLLVFFAIIVGGKLYGIIGMIIGVPIVSIIKITLLEIRAYRRTFRLPETALESDRPH encoded by the coding sequence ATGAGCAGTGTCGGCCAAAGCCCTCGGGGCTGGACTCGTAGCCAGGTGGCTTTGGCCTTCCTGGTTCTCAGCGCAGCGATCGCCTGTGGTCTGGCGGTCTACTCATCGGTTTCATCGCTGACCGGTCTTTCCCGTGCGGCCTTTTCTGTCCTTTTTCTGCCGCTCCTCTTGTCGCTGGTGCTCTCTTTTCTCCTCGATCCACTGGTTAGCCAGATGGAAAGGTTCTGTACCCGCACCGGCAGCATATTCATTGTCTACATTCTGGCCCTGGGACTGTTTTTGCTGGCGGCCCTCTGGCTGACGCCACACTGGCAGGAGTTCTGGAGTAATATGCGGACCGATTTCCCTCGCTACACTGCGCAGGTAATCGATACGCTAAAGAGCCTCATGACAGGTCTTCACGAACGCTTCCCACTGATTGAAGGTTATGCGTTCCCGACCAAGGTCCGCATCTGGGCAGAACAGCTGATGGCCGCCGTCCTGACGCAAACGCCTCAATCCGCCATGAAGGTCGGCGGTCTGACGATCATCGTCCCGCTCTTTACTTTCTTTTTCCTGCGTGACGGGCGCAAGATCATGCGCTCCTGTGTTGCCCTTGCACCGAATCGGCATTTCGAAATGATCCGCGACCTCTCCTACCTGATCAGTCGCCAGCTTGCGCACTTCATCCGCGGCAGGATCATAGAGGCAATCATCATCGGTCTGGTCATAACAGCGGGTTTGTCACTGACTGACATTCGCTATGCGCCCATGCTCGGCATATTCGCTGGCGTTACCAACCTGATCCCTTATATTGGACCAATTATCGGCATGGTCCCCGGCATTCTGATTGCCTTCGTCGATCTTGGGGCGGGTGGTCAGTTCTGGTGGATTGTTATCCTCTACATCCTCATCGCCCAGGTCTTGATCGACAACTTTATCCTGATCCCGGTTCTTATCTCGAGAGTTTCCAACCTGCATCCGTTGCTGGTTTTCTTCGCCATCATCGTCGGCGGCAAGCTCTACGGAATTATCGGCATGATCATCGGTGTGCCGATCGTCAGTATCATTAAAATCACCCTGCTTGAGATTCGCGCCTACCGCCGGACGTTCCGCCTGCCGGAAACCGCACTCGAGAGCGACCGACCACATTAA
- a CDS encoding THUMP domain-containing protein produces the protein MKFFATTTKGLEDVLAAELITLGTRDVVPGNGGVNFSGTFKDGYKACLWLRTANRVLQPIASFPCPSEEALYEGVYALNWDELMTSQMTLAVGAKLRDSEITHSHYAALKTKDAIVDKIRDRTGQRPNVDAKDPDLRINMHLARNQCTISLDLAGTGLHKRGYRRDPTIAPLKETLAAGLLALTGWDQTSPFVDPMCGSGSLPLEAAQLASNHAAGLLSPDFGFQRWPDFNAALWKNLLEEAETAKRELPANLIFGSDRDKRSVDLARRNADSAGIGAIIRWSYNDFAKLEAPASQGTLICNPPYGERLGNEEELTAFYRKIGDTFKQNWKGWTAWVFTGNLTLAKQVGLKASRRIVLYNGPIECRLLKYELY, from the coding sequence ATGAAGTTTTTTGCAACGACTACAAAAGGCCTCGAAGACGTCCTCGCCGCCGAACTGATCACTCTTGGCACTCGCGATGTCGTCCCTGGCAACGGCGGCGTCAATTTCAGCGGCACCTTTAAAGACGGCTACAAAGCCTGTCTCTGGTTGCGCACAGCCAACCGGGTTCTGCAGCCGATAGCCAGCTTTCCCTGCCCTTCCGAAGAAGCTCTATATGAAGGTGTCTATGCTCTCAACTGGGACGAGCTGATGACTTCGCAGATGACCCTGGCCGTTGGAGCCAAGCTGCGCGATTCAGAGATCACCCACTCTCATTATGCCGCGCTGAAAACCAAGGACGCCATCGTCGACAAGATCAGGGATCGGACCGGTCAGAGGCCGAATGTTGATGCGAAAGATCCGGATCTGCGCATTAATATGCATCTGGCACGCAACCAGTGCACCATCAGCCTCGACCTGGCGGGAACCGGTCTGCATAAACGTGGTTATCGAAGAGACCCGACGATCGCGCCACTAAAGGAAACCCTGGCCGCCGGGCTCTTAGCCCTGACCGGTTGGGATCAGACGTCTCCCTTTGTCGACCCCATGTGCGGCTCCGGCAGCCTGCCCCTTGAAGCCGCCCAGCTCGCCAGCAACCATGCAGCGGGTCTGCTCTCTCCCGACTTTGGTTTTCAGCGCTGGCCGGATTTCAACGCCGCACTCTGGAAAAATTTGCTCGAAGAAGCCGAGACAGCAAAGAGGGAACTCCCGGCCAATTTAATCTTCGGCAGTGACCGGGACAAACGCTCCGTTGACCTGGCGCGTCGAAACGCGGACAGTGCCGGTATCGGTGCAATAATTCGTTGGTCCTACAACGACTTTGCCAAACTGGAAGCGCCCGCCTCACAAGGCACACTGATCTGCAACCCACCTTATGGTGAACGCCTCGGCAACGAAGAAGAGCTTACTGCCTTCTACCGCAAAATCGGCGACACCTTCAAACAGAACTGGAAAGGCTGGACCGCCTGGGTGTTTACCGGCAACCTTACCCTCGCCAAACAAGTCGGCCTGAAAGCCTCCCGCCGCATCGTGCTCTATAATGGTCCGATTGAATGTCGTTTGCTGAAGTATGAACTTTATTGA
- a CDS encoding cache domain-containing protein produces the protein MSRHLFKFVNNLKIRWKMTVVVLPLVLIPLFVVGTVVGWIAYRQAHLGITQTSMADLDHLAAFTIDLLDAHNQQFQVYREDKKSATEQELASLTNLAYGMVEAQDKQFRNGEIDIESAKQAARSALKRVQVGETGYIYAMTSKGDLAVHIAREGENVYSETDEDGRHFIRAMCKAAKKTTPDKLLTIIYPWRNAELGDKVGRQKMVVYRYYEPWDWIIATGGYLDETYENPAAKQKAFTELKNRINDKLVGQTGYIYCMDRKGTLTIHPEAEGENIYASKDSDGTPFIERMCKQREGWIRYPWQNPGEKKARRKIVRYLHYQPWDWIVAVGSYEDEFYRETNLIKGRILGSLGVISLLVGTIAILLVFLAAKILSDPIRHMTSVIRDIKRGQFHRQMEITSRDELGELAVTFNRMTSSLQRNRELEASLAQQGKMASLGILSSGVAHEINNPLGVILGYAGYLENKLDPEDPNHHFIHEIKRESKRCKKIVQDLLNYARTPQPEFAETDLNQLLDQIVSFAANHTDMHGVKIDRKFTDGLPELLIDGDQIRQVAINLILNAGAAMEDGGILTVRTYREEDDVVMTFADSGSGIDEADLERIFEPFYTTKDRGTGLGLAITRQIIEQHHGSIQMTSRPKQGTTVTIRLPLFREEF, from the coding sequence ATGAGCCGTCACCTTTTCAAATTCGTCAATAACCTCAAAATCCGCTGGAAGATGACTGTCGTCGTCCTGCCGCTGGTTTTGATCCCGCTTTTCGTTGTAGGCACGGTGGTCGGCTGGATCGCATACCGTCAGGCACACCTCGGCATCACACAGACCAGCATGGCCGATCTCGACCATCTGGCCGCCTTCACCATCGACCTGCTCGATGCCCACAATCAACAATTCCAGGTTTACCGTGAAGACAAGAAATCCGCCACCGAACAGGAGTTGGCCAGCCTGACCAATCTCGCCTACGGCATGGTCGAGGCCCAGGACAAACAATTCCGCAACGGTGAGATTGATATCGAAAGTGCCAAACAAGCGGCTCGCAGTGCCCTGAAGAGGGTCCAGGTTGGAGAGACCGGCTACATCTACGCCATGACCAGCAAAGGTGACCTGGCGGTGCACATTGCCCGGGAGGGTGAAAACGTCTATAGCGAAACAGATGAAGATGGCAGACATTTCATCCGCGCCATGTGCAAGGCGGCTAAGAAAACAACTCCAGACAAACTGCTGACAATCATCTATCCCTGGCGGAATGCCGAGCTTGGTGACAAGGTCGGCCGTCAGAAGATGGTCGTCTATCGTTACTATGAGCCCTGGGACTGGATTATCGCCACCGGGGGCTATCTGGATGAGACCTACGAGAATCCCGCTGCCAAGCAAAAGGCTTTTACAGAACTCAAGAACAGGATCAATGACAAACTGGTCGGCCAGACCGGCTACATCTACTGCATGGATCGTAAGGGAACGCTGACCATCCACCCCGAGGCCGAAGGTGAAAATATTTACGCCTCCAAGGATTCGGACGGTACACCCTTTATAGAACGCATGTGCAAACAGCGCGAAGGGTGGATCCGTTATCCCTGGCAGAACCCTGGTGAGAAGAAGGCCCGGCGCAAAATCGTCCGCTACCTTCACTATCAGCCCTGGGACTGGATCGTCGCCGTCGGTTCCTATGAAGATGAGTTTTACCGTGAGACCAACCTGATCAAGGGCCGGATTCTCGGCAGCCTCGGAGTTATCTCTCTGCTGGTCGGCACGATTGCCATTCTCCTGGTTTTCCTGGCCGCCAAGATCCTCTCCGACCCGATACGTCACATGACATCGGTGATCCGCGACATCAAACGTGGTCAGTTCCATCGCCAGATGGAGATCACCAGCCGCGACGAGCTTGGAGAACTGGCCGTTACCTTTAACCGCATGACCAGTAGCCTGCAACGCAACCGCGAACTTGAAGCCAGCCTCGCTCAGCAGGGCAAGATGGCCTCTCTCGGCATCCTTTCATCGGGAGTCGCACACGAGATCAACAACCCCCTCGGTGTCATCCTCGGCTACGCCGGCTACCTCGAGAACAAACTCGACCCGGAAGACCCAAATCACCACTTTATCCACGAGATCAAACGTGAGAGCAAACGTTGCAAGAAGATCGTTCAGGACCTGCTTAACTACGCTCGGACACCGCAGCCTGAGTTTGCTGAAACCGACCTCAACCAGTTACTCGACCAGATCGTCAGCTTTGCTGCCAACCACACCGATATGCACGGCGTGAAAATCGACAGGAAATTTACTGATGGCTTGCCAGAGCTTCTGATCGACGGTGACCAGATTCGCCAGGTGGCAATCAACCTGATCCTCAATGCCGGAGCAGCCATGGAGGATGGTGGCATACTCACTGTAAGGACCTATCGAGAAGAGGACGATGTCGTGATGACCTTCGCCGACTCTGGCAGCGGCATTGACGAAGCAGACCTTGAGCGTATTTTCGAACCTTTCTACACGACTAAAGATCGCGGAACCGGCCTCGGCCTGGCGATCACCAGGCAAATCATTGAACAGCATCACGGCAGCATCCAGATGACCAGTCGCCCGAAGCAGGGCACGACAGTCACTATTCGCCTGCCGCTTTTCCGGGAGGAATTCTGA
- a CDS encoding cyclic nucleotide-binding domain-containing protein, protein MDPLWTNIFHKKLDEESLAYFLKHLPIFSELSPRSLATLENIVHVRNYKTNETVFEENDPGSGMYMIRSGMVKIYAREQNGVEEELARLGPGDFFGETTLTAPAPRTASARTLENTELVGLFRADILELAERRPAISSSIFLGLTRVVSERLQAASLEIRRLQNQLGEDISPENVET, encoded by the coding sequence ATGGATCCCCTCTGGACTAATATTTTCCACAAAAAACTGGACGAAGAATCCCTAGCCTACTTCCTTAAGCACCTGCCGATCTTCTCCGAACTCTCGCCGAGGTCATTAGCAACCCTCGAAAACATTGTCCACGTGCGCAACTACAAGACAAACGAAACCGTCTTCGAAGAGAATGATCCTGGTTCCGGTATGTACATGATCCGCAGCGGCATGGTGAAGATTTACGCCAGGGAGCAGAATGGTGTGGAAGAGGAGTTAGCCAGACTTGGTCCCGGCGACTTCTTTGGTGAAACCACCCTGACGGCTCCTGCGCCACGGACAGCATCGGCCAGGACACTCGAGAACACCGAACTGGTCGGACTGTTTCGCGCTGACATCCTGGAACTGGCGGAACGCAGGCCTGCCATCTCAAGCAGTATCTTTCTTGGCTTGACCCGGGTCGTCAGCGAACGCCTGCAGGCAGCGAGTCTGGAGATTCGGCGTTTGCAGAATCAACTGGGGGAAGACATTTCTCCTGAGAATGTCGAGACATGA
- a CDS encoding acetate uptake transporter — MKDTAVCPYFDLDEDACDVGCGYISSHDASMIIKFCSCQFDTCQKYRELTDRLIEQEPALPVVNQPSPARPATICNNIPVLGLFSYGVTAACYAADKLPLLSINLHLLAIIIMLGAVGQISAGLNALKSNPLRAIAFTGFGLFWLSILALDILPRAGYGSVPGPIPMMGYFAMWGMFSLIICQGLEQLVRISRVVFALMTAFLLTLALAHATQNTSLLHSAGLIGLASSLPGLYLGLRHIGEEAIHLFQPTVASDKIRS, encoded by the coding sequence ATGAAAGACACAGCGGTCTGCCCCTACTTTGATCTGGATGAGGATGCCTGCGACGTAGGTTGCGGCTATATTTCATCCCACGATGCCAGCATGATCATCAAGTTCTGCTCGTGCCAGTTCGACACCTGCCAGAAATATCGTGAATTAACAGACCGTCTCATCGAGCAGGAACCGGCTTTACCCGTTGTCAACCAGCCGTCTCCGGCAAGACCTGCGACTATTTGCAACAACATTCCTGTTCTCGGTCTTTTCAGTTATGGCGTTACGGCAGCATGCTATGCCGCAGACAAGCTGCCACTGCTGTCAATCAACCTTCACTTACTGGCAATCATTATCATGCTGGGCGCCGTTGGCCAGATTTCGGCCGGCTTGAACGCCCTGAAAAGCAATCCTCTGCGTGCCATCGCCTTCACCGGATTTGGTCTCTTCTGGCTTTCAATTCTGGCGCTCGACATCCTGCCAAGGGCAGGTTACGGCTCGGTTCCTGGTCCTATCCCGATGATGGGTTATTTCGCCATGTGGGGGATGTTCAGCCTGATTATCTGCCAGGGGTTGGAACAGCTGGTACGTATCAGCCGGGTTGTCTTCGCGCTGATGACAGCTTTCCTGCTTACCCTCGCGTTGGCTCACGCGACACAGAACACATCGCTCCTGCATAGCGCGGGATTGATCGGACTGGCCAGTTCCCTGCCGGGGCTCTACCTTGGGTTACGTCATATCGGGGAAGAGGCAATCCATCTGTTCCAGCCCACAGTTGCATCAGACAAGATACGTTCTTGA
- a CDS encoding YigZ family protein → MTPSQRYPIPAGRFRSEIEVERSRFIATVQPVTSTAEAQAFIASIKTEFPDANHNCWAYLVGPPESTDQVGLSDDGEPHGVAGKPMLVALQYSGLGDTAVVVSRYFGGVKLGKGGMVKAYTAAVKTALEQLSRAERVAWVSFLATFDYALVTPFERRLAEFEAEVLDMDYGEKVGCRFRLPEESRDGFCEMFDDLSAGQGQLKLLD, encoded by the coding sequence ATGACACCTTCGCAAAGATATCCCATTCCCGCCGGTCGTTTCCGTAGTGAGATCGAAGTGGAGCGCAGTCGTTTTATCGCGACTGTGCAACCGGTGACTTCAACAGCTGAAGCACAAGCTTTTATTGCTTCCATCAAGACGGAATTCCCTGATGCCAACCACAACTGCTGGGCTTACCTGGTCGGCCCCCCGGAGAGCACTGATCAAGTCGGGTTGAGTGATGACGGTGAGCCGCACGGTGTTGCCGGCAAGCCGATGCTGGTTGCCCTTCAGTACAGTGGCCTCGGCGACACAGCGGTGGTTGTCAGCCGTTATTTCGGTGGTGTCAAGCTTGGCAAAGGCGGCATGGTCAAGGCCTACACGGCTGCGGTGAAGACGGCCCTGGAGCAGCTCTCCCGTGCGGAACGCGTTGCCTGGGTCAGTTTTCTGGCTACCTTTGACTATGCCCTGGTGACGCCCTTTGAGCGCCGTCTGGCAGAGTTTGAAGCAGAAGTCCTTGATATGGACTATGGCGAAAAAGTTGGCTGCCGGTTCCGCTTACCGGAAGAGAGCCGGGACGGTTTCTGCGAAATGTTCGATGATCTCAGTGCCGGCCAGGGACAGCTGAAATTGTTGGATTGA
- a CDS encoding lipopolysaccharide kinase InaA family protein produces the protein MIKRKTWTVTEPWRNTSAGEAFSSFDKVFALSGTPVSQDKVSLVFCVCIDGQRYYVKQYHSTKGIRSWFGLSRIRQEARNQLWFSRIGLPAAQVVAYGEEHILSRTFRGGLITASIDDTRDLAWMATNQPDLFKSRPWVNQVINQVAEITRTLHQHHFCHNDLKWRNLLVSQQLESPQVYLIDCPVGQRFFGPFFDSRIIKDLACLDKVGRRALSRTQRLRFYKEYRQCKVLSARDREIITKVIVYFKGRD, from the coding sequence ATGATCAAAAGAAAAACCTGGACTGTAACCGAACCCTGGCGAAACACCTCAGCAGGTGAGGCCTTTTCATCATTCGATAAGGTCTTTGCCTTGTCAGGAACACCTGTTTCCCAGGATAAGGTAAGCCTTGTCTTCTGCGTCTGCATCGATGGGCAACGCTACTATGTAAAGCAATATCACTCCACCAAGGGGATCCGCAGTTGGTTTGGTCTTTCTCGTATTCGACAGGAAGCCCGCAACCAACTCTGGTTCAGTCGCATCGGCTTGCCGGCGGCACAGGTTGTGGCTTATGGAGAGGAGCATATCTTAAGCCGTACCTTTCGTGGTGGCCTGATTACGGCGTCTATCGATGACACCAGGGATCTGGCATGGATGGCGACTAACCAGCCGGACCTTTTTAAAAGTCGGCCATGGGTCAATCAGGTGATCAACCAGGTCGCCGAAATTACGCGGACTCTGCATCAGCACCACTTCTGTCATAATGACCTGAAGTGGCGCAACCTGCTGGTCTCGCAACAGTTGGAGAGCCCGCAGGTCTACCTGATCGACTGCCCGGTTGGGCAGCGCTTTTTCGGGCCTTTTTTCGACTCTCGCATCATTAAGGACCTGGCTTGCCTGGATAAAGTGGGCAGACGGGCTTTAAGCAGGACACAACGTCTCAGGTTTTACAAAGAATACCGTCAGTGTAAGGTTCTCTCCGCCAGAGACCGTGAAATCATCACAAAGGTTATCGTTTATTTCAAGGGGCGGGATTGA
- the rlmD gene encoding 23S rRNA (uracil(1939)-C(5))-methyltransferase RlmD: protein MTAQPRRPKSKHVHKPRAEELTLTIEQIDEDGLGLATHEGKRVVVFDALPGEKVVARVAHTGRHRIIASTHRVLQPSRERVAKTSCPHYRSCQGCALLSWKYPAQLERKSQRVADALATYPELYDVQLGEVWAAPETLGYRASAKLVVARKRGKGQVGMYRRGSHDVVDIADCPLHHPLINRVAAVVREELDRRNISAYDANHRRGLLRYLLVRVSPSYDKAMVTFVTSERNYREVTHLAKWLQRKVPEVISVHQNVNSSTGNVIYGRETFKVLGTPDLIDQVGDVRLRLGPTSFLQVHHAQAARIYRLVRDWCDLQPGESALDLYCGVGGISLHLASQAHQVLGIETVTEAVRHAQANATMNGFNNCKFVAGDAEEILADDLPLTGKLGAVVVNPPRSGCAPQVLAAIAAMQPRTLVYVSCHPDSLARDLALLAEQGFRVEQVQPVDMFPQTPHVENVARLKFVGVSQPVKRSEAKPTKRK, encoded by the coding sequence ATGACCGCCCAACCGCGACGCCCAAAATCGAAACATGTCCATAAGCCCCGCGCCGAAGAACTGACCTTGACCATTGAGCAAATTGATGAGGATGGTCTCGGCTTGGCGACCCATGAAGGGAAACGTGTGGTGGTATTCGACGCTCTCCCCGGAGAGAAGGTTGTTGCCCGAGTAGCGCATACCGGGCGGCACAGGATCATCGCCAGTACCCACCGTGTCCTGCAGCCTTCACGAGAGCGCGTGGCCAAGACATCCTGTCCGCATTATCGCTCCTGCCAGGGTTGTGCACTGTTGAGCTGGAAATATCCTGCACAATTGGAGCGCAAGTCCCAAAGAGTGGCTGACGCCCTGGCCACTTATCCCGAGCTTTATGATGTTCAGTTGGGTGAGGTCTGGGCTGCGCCCGAAACTCTTGGTTACCGGGCCAGCGCCAAGCTGGTTGTGGCCCGTAAGCGTGGTAAAGGTCAGGTTGGTATGTATCGACGTGGCAGCCACGATGTTGTCGATATTGCCGATTGTCCTTTGCATCATCCGCTGATCAACCGCGTTGCTGCTGTTGTCCGAGAAGAACTCGATCGTCGTAATATCTCCGCCTACGACGCCAACCACCGGCGTGGCCTTTTACGCTATCTGCTGGTACGGGTCAGCCCTTCTTATGATAAAGCGATGGTGACTTTTGTGACCAGTGAACGCAACTATCGTGAGGTGACCCATCTGGCCAAGTGGCTGCAGCGTAAGGTCCCGGAAGTGATCTCCGTGCATCAGAATGTGAACTCCAGCACAGGCAACGTGATTTATGGTCGGGAAACTTTCAAAGTCCTCGGCACCCCCGACCTGATTGACCAGGTCGGCGACGTGCGCTTGCGCCTTGGGCCGACTTCGTTTCTGCAGGTGCATCACGCCCAGGCTGCACGTATCTATCGACTGGTTCGTGATTGGTGCGATCTTCAGCCTGGCGAGTCGGCTCTCGACCTTTACTGCGGGGTCGGTGGTATCAGCCTGCATCTGGCCAGCCAGGCGCATCAGGTCCTGGGTATAGAGACTGTCACCGAAGCGGTTCGTCATGCTCAGGCCAACGCCACGATGAACGGCTTTAATAACTGCAAGTTTGTCGCAGGTGATGCCGAGGAAATCCTCGCTGATGATCTGCCCTTGACCGGCAAGCTCGGTGCCGTTGTTGTAAACCCGCCCCGATCAGGTTGCGCTCCACAGGTGTTGGCAGCGATTGCTGCCATGCAGCCGCGAACCCTAGTCTATGTCTCCTGTCATCCGGACAGTCTTGCCCGGGACCTCGCGCTTCTGGCTGAGCAGGGCTTTCGTGTCGAGCAGGTTCAGCCGGTCGACATGTTCCCGCAGACGCCGCATGTCGAGAATGTAGCCCGCTTGAAGTTTGTTGGCGTGAGTCAGCCTGTTAAGCGATCAGAGGCAAAACCAACAAAGAGAAAATGA